The following nucleotide sequence is from cyanobacterium endosymbiont of Braarudosphaera bigelowii.
TATAATGGAGACAATATCTCTCAAGGAAGAGATAATGCTATTAAATATTTAGAAGAAAACTCCAATTTTACACAGACTATTGAACGTCTAGTCCGCGAAAAATTAGCTTTAGGTCCTTTGGAATTAGATGTTTGTTCAGAAAATGATAAGTAATAGAATTCATTTCTTTTTGCTAACAAAAAATATCTATTTGTCATAAAATAACTTTATCAATAATTATCTAGATTTATTTATAATTAAAAGAACTGTGTTAACATCTTGGATGGTTAATACATAAATAAGTTACTTCCGAAGATAGACAATCAAAGATCTGTGGAGGAGTTTACAGGAGTACTAAGTATGGTAGATAGACAGCAACCTTTAATCTTACACAAAAACACTTTTGATCCTATTCGTATGGGTGTGATTGGTGTGGGTAATATGGGGCAACATCATAGTCGAATTCTTAGCTTACTAAAAGATGTAGAGTTAGTTGGTGTTTCTGATGTTAGTGTAGAAAGAGGAATTGATATTGCTAGTAAATACCGAGTACGTTTTTTTGAAAATTATTTAGATTTACTTCCTCATATTGATGCAGTTTGCATTGCTGTACCTACTAGGTTACACCATTCTGTTGGAATAGACTGCTTAAATGCTGGAGTTCATACCTTAATAGAAAAACCCATTGCTGCAAGTATAACTGAAGCTGAATCTTTAGTTAACGCAGCAGCAGATTCCAAAGGAATTTTACAAGTAGGTCATATTGAACGATTTAATCCTGCTTTTCAAGAATTGAGCAAAGTATTGAAAACTGAAGAAGTTTTGGCTTTAGAAGCACATAGAATGAGTCCTTATTCGCAAAGAGCTAATGATGTTTCTGTAGTTCTCGATTTAATGATCCACGATATTGATTTATTATTGGAACTAGTAAGTTCAACTGTCGTAAAGCTTACAGCGAGTGGTAGTCGCAGATCTAATTCAGATCACCTTAATTATGTAACAGCCACTCTTGGCTTCGCTAATGGAATAGTAGCAACCTTAACTGCCAGTAAGGTTACTCACTGTAAGATACGTCGTCTTGCAGCTCATTGCGAAAATTGCTTAACTGAGGCTGATTTTCTTAACAATGATATTCTAATCCATAGACAGACTACGGCTAATTACAGCACAGAATATGGACAAGTATGGTACAGACAAGATGGACTGATAGAAAAAGTACATACAACTAAGGTAGAGCCACTTCATGCAGAACTAGAACATTTCGTACACTGTATACGTGGAGGAGATCAACCATCTGTAGGTGGGGTACAAGCCTTAAAAGCTTTGCGTTTGGCTAGTTCTATTGAACAAATGGCATTAGATGGTAAAATTTGGCAGCAATCTGATATAAATTATCAATATCTTAATCCTTTATCAAGTAAAACTTTTTGACTATATTAGTTGAAAAAATCATCTCGAAATTAGATTTTTTAATAAAAAACATGAAAAATATCCTTAAATTCTAAAATAGTAACGAGTATGGGCGATACTGGATTTGAACCAGTGACATCCTGCTTGTAAGGCAGGCGCTCTACCACTGAGCTAATCGCCCTCATTAAGACCTATACATCATAACATAATCACCTTATAAAAACAATAGTTATTTTTATAAAATATTAATTCAACTTTTAAAAACTATTATGCCTTCTGGCCGTACTCATGATCGTATCACTATATTAAGTGTAGTTCCCATTACAATTCTATTTTATTTTGTCTTTCGTCGTAAAGAACTCATGCTATGGTTTAGCTTGTCTTATATTTTTAGTGGATTGATGTTTGGACCAGATCTAGATATTTATTCACTACAATATAAACGATGGGGAATAGGTCGTTGGATTTGGTTACCATATCAATATTCTCTTAAGCATCGTTCTTTTTTCTCCCATGGCTTTTTAATAGGAACAGTAGTTAGATTGATTTACCTTTCCATTATTGTTGTAGTACTTACTATTTTTACAAATATCGTAACTCAATTGTTTCTGGGATCAGCTTATAATTGGTGGCCTTTACTTATTACAAACTATGGTAAATTAAGAAACCAATATTTAGAAGAAGTAATTACTATATTTTGGGGCTTAGAATTAGGTGCTATGAGTCATACAACAAGTGATATTTTAGTTACAAATCTTAAACGGTTGAAAACCAAAATATCAAAAACTAAATAAAAAAATTACCCGATAAAACTAAGTTAGTATCATCGGGAAAAATAAAGATAATAAATATTTACTATCTCACCATTTAAGTAAATTAAACTGTTCCATATCTATGGTTTCACGGTTTCGATAGATTGACAAAATAATCGCTAAACCAACCGCAGCTTCTGCTGCAGCAACAGTAAGGACAAATATTGTAAAAATCTGTCCTTTAATTTCCTCTGAATCAAGAAAGTTAGAAAATGCTATTAAGTTTATATTAACAGCATTGAGCATTAATTCTATAGACATCAAAACTCGAACTGCATTACGACTATTTACAAGACCGAAAATTCCAATACAAAAAAGAAATGCTGCCAGTAACACATAGGATTCCAACTGTACTGCCATAAAACCTCATAGTGATGAATAAACTTTTACTTTTTATAAGTCTGAAGACTTATATGAAGACAGTTCCTGTAATTTTTCTTCTGTCAAACGTTCAGGTAACTCTAAAGCAGTCGATATACCTTCACTATCATAAATTTCAGGAATCAAATCGCGACGTGCTAGAACAATTGCTCCTACCATCGCTATTAATAGCAAAATAGAAGCTAATTCAAAAGGTAAAAGGAAATCACTGAACAAATGTCTTCCTATTTTTATAACCGTACTTTCTAAGACTTCTGGAGAAACAGGTTTCAAGTTCCAGGGAGTCATATAAATCACAGTTGAAAGTAAAGCAAAAATTCCCCCACATACTATGATACTAGAAACCTGACGTATCGATGTTTTGGATGAATTAGAGTAATCCACTTTTTTATTTACTAGCATAATAGCAAACAAAATTAAAACATTAATTGCTCCTACATAGATTAAGATTTGTGCTGCTGCTATAAAATCAGCATTTAGAAGAATATATATTCCTGATATTCCTATAAAGACTCCTCCTAATAAAAATGCAGAATAAACAATGTTTGACAATAAAACAACGCCTAAAGCAGAGATAATTACTAACCCAGCTAAAATGGCGAAAGAGACGAGTTGGACTCCTTCTGCTAAATTCACTATTATTGATACTCCTTTTTCGTTGATTAGTAAAAATTTGATAGATGATAAAAAATTTTGTTTCAGTAAGAAATTTTTTATCGACTACCATTTTATTCAGATAAAGTTTCTGTTTCTTGGACAATCTCTTCAGGTCTTTTACCTGTTCTATGTGACCCTAGTGGTAAATCATGAGGATCAAGTACTTCCTTCGGCAAGTAGGCTAATTCTCTTAGAGGTGTAACCATTGGATCTTGTGTAACTTTGTAAGGTAACCTTCCAAGAGCTATGCTGTCATAATTTAATTCATGACGATCATAAGTAGCTAGCTCATAATCTTCAGTCATGGATAAACAATTTGTAGGACAATATTCCACACAATTACCACAAAAGATACAAACTCCGAAATCTATACTGTAGTCTTTAAGATCTTTCTTCTTGTTTTCTTTATTGAACTGCCAGTTAACTACGGGAAGATTGATTGGACATGCTCGAACACATACTTCACAAGCGATACATTTATCGAATTCATGATGAATTCTTCCTCTATATCGTTCTGAAGGAATCAATTTCTCGTAAGGATACTGTACTGTAATAGGTCGACGACTCATGTGATCGAATGTTACAGACAAACCTTGGCCAATATACTTTGCTGCCTGAATTGTACTTTTAGCGTAGTCACCTACTTGCTTAAGAACATTAAACATTTGTTTTTTTCCTACTTCTTTAACGATAAAAATTAACCACCAAATGCTAACGGAAACACTAATTTAAGAGCTGCAGTTACAAGTAAATTAACCAAAGATATAGGTAAAAGGAATTTCCATCCCAAATCTAATAATTGGTCAATACGTACACGAGGAACAGTCCATCTCATCAAAATTGCGAAAAAGACTAAAAAATATGCCTTAATAACAGTCATAAAAATTCCTACAGAAGCAATAATTATCTGTAACCAGTAATTATTAGCATTTAGCCCTAACCATTGAGCCAACTTTTCAAGAGGAATAGGAAACTCCCAGCCCCCCAAGTATAAAATTGCAAAAATAAGAGCAGATAAAACCAAATTAACGTAAGATCCAAGATAAAAAAGAGCAAACTTCATTCCAGAATACTCAGTTTGATAGCCAGCTACGATTTCTTCTTCGGCCTCAGGTAAATCAAAAGGAAGTCTTTCACACTCGGCTAGTGCAGCAATCCAAAAAATTACAAACCCAACAGGTTGTCGCCAAATATTCCATCCTAGAATACCGTATCCTGATTGTTGATGTACTATATCTATTGTACTTAAACTATTAGACATCATAACAACGGCTAATACAGAAAGGGCTAGAGGAATTTCATAACTAATTGACTGTGCTGCTGCCCTTAAACCTCCTAATAGAGAATATTTATTGTTAGAAGCATAACCTGACATTAATAGGCCAATTGGAACAACACTAGACAAAGTTATCCAAAGAAAAATTCCGAGATTGAGATCACTAACAATTAAATCTTCTCCGAAAGGAACAATTAAATAAGAAACAAAGACTGGAACAACAACTAGTATTGGTCCAATAGTAAATAGCCAAGAATCAGCCTTAGCTGGAATAATATCTTCTTTAAAGACCAATTTAATACCATCAGCAACTGGCTGTAATACTCCTAACGGTCCAGCATATTCTGGACCAATACGTTGTTGAACGGCAGCAGAAATTTTTCTTTCTAGCCAAACTACAACTAAAACACCTACTGTTGCTGCAATAATCATCAAAAAAGATGGCAAAGGGATCCATAAGGCTTTAGCGGCCCCACTAGGAATCCCAAATTGTTTCAGAGATTCAATAAAATTCGTTTTTAGGTCAATTCCTGTGTTCATTACATTCTAACGCTATAAGTTAAGATTGCTAAGCCTCTTGCTTAGTATATCGTTGGACGTGAGATAATCTTGCGAGCTTTATGGTTAATTTCTGAAAATTGAGCATAAATCTACAATATCTATTTAAGACTTAGTTTGATTGATTAGGACAATATAATTTTTTATATTTTTAGAGTACCAATATTAATCAATCAAATCTTTCGCGACAGAGAAATAACTTATCCTAGTATTTAATTACAGGACTAGTCGTAAATTCGCTATCTTACTACAGAATATTAAACATTGAGACTGTTTGCAAAACTTTACGTTATGCATATAATAATTTCATTTTAATATTCATAATTGAAAATTTGATGCTTTTTTAGAAATTTACCATGAAGATTTTAATAACAGGTGCAACAGGATTTTTAGGAACTAGTTTGTGCTCTTTACTCGAGAGTCAAGGGCATGACTTGGTTTCCTTAAATTCCAAAAATTGTGATCTCACAAAATCAGACTCATTATTAAAATTTAACGATTTAGTCTATGATCAAGTTTATCATTTAGCAGCTTGGACACAAGCAGGAGACTTTTGTTTATATCATCCAGGTGAACAATGGATAGTGAATCAAAAAATTAATATAAATATCTTAGATTGGTGGCAAAAATATCAACCTCAGGCAAAATTTATTTGTATGGGAACAAGTTGTGCCTATGACAACGACTTATCTTTAATAGAAGAGAATTACTTAACAGGAATACCTATTAGTAGTTTGTTCACTTATGCTATGACTAAAAGAATGCTTTATGCAGGTCTTTTAGCTTTGAATAAGCAATATTCCTTGAATTATTTGTGTTTGGTTCCTTCAACTTTATATGGAGCTGGCTATCACACTGACGGTAGACAAATGCATTTTATTTTTGATCTTATCCGTAAGATAATTCGTGGAAAACTTTATAACGAACCTGTTATTCTTTGGGGGGATGGTACTCAGTCAAGAGAATTAGTCTTTGTCGAAGATTTTGCAAAGATTGCTATTGAATTAGCTCAATCCACCAATAATGAATTAATAAATATTGGTGCCGGTGAAGAATATACTATTCGCCATTTTGCTAAGTTGATTTGTAATCAAGTAGGATATGACTTTAATAAAATTCAGTTTGATTCTTCTCGATATGTGGGAGCGAAATCTAAATGCTTAGTGATTAATAAGCTTAGACAATCTTTACCTGATTACGACTTAACTCCTTTAGAATTAGGGTTAACAAAAACAATTGAGTGGTTCTGGCAGGAACAAGAACAACTTGTTCCTATTTATTAAGTGAGGAAGGAACGGTGAACTATTGGATTCAACATAGATTGAATAACCTAGATAAGGCTTTTAACTCTAGGTATTGTAATGCTCTTGAAAATACTGTTGATTTAGTTGCAAAACAATTTCAAACAGGTAATAAATTGTTAATTTGTGGAAATGGTGGTTCAGCGGCAGATGCTCAGCATATTGCTGCTGAATTTATAGGAAGGTTTCAACTTCATCGCAGAGGATTACCTGCCATGGCATTAGGTACAAATCCAGCCGTACTAACAGCATGGTCTAATGATTATGAGTTTGAAACTATTTTTGCTCGCCAGGTGGAAGCTTTTGGAAAACCTGGTGATATTCTATGGGGGATTTCTACGTCAGGCAAATCTGCTAATATCATTCGCGCAATGGAAATTGCGAGAGAAATAGGACTAATTACGATTGGTATGGCTGGAAATGATGGAGGAATGTTAAAAGATCTAGCGGATTATCCTTTATTCGTCTCAGAATATCATACTCCATATATTCAAGAGATTCATTTAATTACCTACCATAGAATTTGTGAACAAGTGGAAGCTCAATTATTTGCAAAGACTGGTTTGGGAGCGCAAATTGCCGTCTAAATGAAAAATGCTGAATACAATAGCAACTTCTACTTCGTATACTTTAGAAAATAAAAAAGCTCTATTTTTAGACAGAGACGGAGTTGTTATTAAGTATATACCCTATCTCTTTAAACTAGAACAAGTAGAGCTTCCTCTCGGTGCAGGGGAAGCTCTTAAACAATGGCAAGATGCTGGATATTTGTTAATTCTGATAACTAACCAAGCAGGCATAGGAAGAGGCTACTACAATTTAAAACATGTTAGAAGTGTACATAATTACATTTGTAAAGAATATAAAAAATTTGGAGTAAATTTTTATGATATCTTCATGTGCCCTCATCACCCTAATAATAGATGCTCATGTCGTAAACCTTCTCCTCAAATGTTAATTGATGCCTCAATTAAACATAGTATCCTACTGTCTAAATCGTTTTTTATTGGAGATTCAATTAGTGACGTTGAATCTGCATTAAATGCAGGTTGTCATCCTATCCTGTTGTTAACTGGTAAAGGACGAGACTCTTTAAAAAAGATAATTAAATATCCTCATAACATCGAAATTTTTGAGACCTTGCAAGAAACTGTGAAAATAATATAGTTAGATAAAATAATTAAATATGAACCGAAATGAAGAGAAACAACTAACACCAGTATTTGTATCGTTAGTTCCTAATTTAATGGAAGGTCAAGGACATATAGTTCCTTATCATAAATCTGTAGGTGAAGCCATTTCTCAATTAGGATGGAAACACTGTGTTGCTGTACCTATTAATAATAAGGTTTATGATTTGCCTGTCAATTGGGATGCATGTTTAAATACTTACGATTTAGAAAAGAAAGGAAGTTGGTATCATAAACTTTTTCACCTTCAAGAAGTTTGGATATTAGGGAAAAATATTGCTAATTATTTAAATAATAAAGTTGTTGATAAATCAAGACCTCATATTTTATTTTTAGAAAGATTTATACATCTACAACTTTTAGCTTTATTTTTATGTCTACTATTAATTCCTACTAACAATTTATCCATCTGGTTGTTGTATCGCAGAGATACCCATAAGGACAATACCAAAATTATTTATAAAATTCTCAATTATCTTATAAAAATTAGAATAAAGTCAGGTAGGTTTCAACTTCTTACAGATAGCGACTTATTAAGTGAGCAACTATCAAATTATTTTCACATACCTGTAAAAGTTTTTCCTATTCCTCATACTGAAGTAAGTTCATTTTTTAATACTCTAAACGTTAAATCTGAAATTCTATGTTGGTGGCCAGGATCACCTAGAGAAGAAAAAGGTTGGCAAACTATCAAGAAGTTAGTTAATTATTCTGGAGAAAATACGAAAAATATTCATTTTATCTGTTCAGAAGCAGCAAATTTGGAACCTGTTCAGGATGGAGTCAATCTTAAGTTAATTAAAAGTTACTTAACAAGAAAAGAATATTATTGTTGGCTTCACCTAAGCCAAGTAATTTTGTTGCCTTATAATTCTTTTGAATATGAATCAAGAACATCAGGTATTTTTACAGAGTGTATTGTTTCTGGAAAAATACCTTTAGTTACTAACAACACATGGATGTCTCATGAATGTACTAAGTACAATTTAACTGAATTAATTATTGATTGGCATAATCCAGAATATGTTTTTGATAGTATAAAAAAAATAGCTGAATCCAATACTATTCAAAATAAAATACAAAATATGCGAGAGAGTTATAAAAATTTTCACAATATCAGTAATTATAGTTTGACAATAAAAAATTTATATCAGGAAATGATAATTTCAAATTATGATTAAAGTCTATATTGATGCAACTTCTGTTCGAAATAAACCAACAGGTATTGGCTTTTATACAATTAATTTAATTAACGAGCTATATTATTTAGAAAATACAAGTGACTTAAATTTAAACATTTATTTTCATCCTTCCTTAAAAAATTGGCTTAGCCGTAATTTTTTGATTCCAAAATTACTAGAACAATATTTAAAAGTGTTACCTTTAAATATCCCAGTCAGCTTAGCTGATTTACTGGCAAAATATTCTCCTTTTATATTGTTTTGTTTTAGGAATAATTTAGGTGACATAGATCTTATACATGGAGCAGATCACTACATTTATCCTCATCAGCAAGCAAAAAAAGTTATAACTATCCACGATCTTACTTTTCTAAAATTTCCAAAATACTCAACTAAAATAGTTAAAAGTTATACCAAAAGAATTAAACAATGTTTAAAGTGGACAGATGCGATTATAACTTTTTCAGAAAATACCAAGCAAGATATTGTAGATTTCTTCAATGTTGATCCTAATGTCATATATATTATTCCTCAAGCAAGTCGATATTCAAATAATTATTTAACACCTCAAATACTAACCAAATGTATTGTTTCTATAGAAAAACATCTACATAGTCCTTACTTCCTTTTTGTTAGTACACTAGAACCAAGAAAAAATATTTTAAATTTAATTAAAGCATTTGAATATTTAAAAATTAACTATAGTATTCCTCATAAATTAATACTAATCGGGAAAAAAGGATGGGATTATAATTCTATTATTGATTACATAAATAAATCAACCTTTAAGGAAGATATTCAACACTTAGATTATATATCAGATCAATTATTAGCTGTTTTTTATAGCCAAGCAGAGGCTTTTATTTATCCATCTTTTTATGAAGGATTTGGGCTGCCTATTTTAGAAGCAATGACGTTAGGAAGCCCTGTTATTACATCTAACACATCTTCCTTACCTGAAGTAGCTGGTAATGCTGCACTATATGTTGATCCTTATGATTACTATCAATTAGCAAAAATGATGTTAAAGATATTAAATAATC
It contains:
- a CDS encoding glycosyltransferase family 1 protein, yielding MNRNEEKQLTPVFVSLVPNLMEGQGHIVPYHKSVGEAISQLGWKHCVAVPINNKVYDLPVNWDACLNTYDLEKKGSWYHKLFHLQEVWILGKNIANYLNNKVVDKSRPHILFLERFIHLQLLALFLCLLLIPTNNLSIWLLYRRDTHKDNTKIIYKILNYLIKIRIKSGRFQLLTDSDLLSEQLSNYFHIPVKVFPIPHTEVSSFFNTLNVKSEILCWWPGSPREEKGWQTIKKLVNYSGENTKNIHFICSEAANLEPVQDGVNLKLIKSYLTRKEYYCWLHLSQVILLPYNSFEYESRTSGIFTECIVSGKIPLVTNNTWMSHECTKYNLTELIIDWHNPEYVFDSIKKIAESNTIQNKIQNMRESYKNFHNISNYSLTIKNLYQEMIISNYD
- the nuoK gene encoding NADH-quinone oxidoreductase subunit NuoK, yielding MAVQLESYVLLAAFLFCIGIFGLVNSRNAVRVLMSIELMLNAVNINLIAFSNFLDSEEIKGQIFTIFVLTVAAAEAAVGLAIILSIYRNRETIDMEQFNLLKW
- a CDS encoding NADH-quinone oxidoreductase subunit J; the encoded protein is MNLAEGVQLVSFAILAGLVIISALGVVLLSNIVYSAFLLGGVFIGISGIYILLNADFIAAAQILIYVGAINVLILFAIMLVNKKVDYSNSSKTSIRQVSSIIVCGGIFALLSTVIYMTPWNLKPVSPEVLESTVIKIGRHLFSDFLLPFELASILLLIAMVGAIVLARRDLIPEIYDSEGISTALELPERLTEEKLQELSSYKSSDL
- a CDS encoding D-glycero-alpha-D-manno-heptose-1,7-bisphosphate 7-phosphatase; protein product: MLNTIATSTSYTLENKKALFLDRDGVVIKYIPYLFKLEQVELPLGAGEALKQWQDAGYLLILITNQAGIGRGYYNLKHVRSVHNYICKEYKKFGVNFYDIFMCPHHPNNRCSCRKPSPQMLIDASIKHSILLSKSFFIGDSISDVESALNAGCHPILLLTGKGRDSLKKIIKYPHNIEIFETLQETVKII
- the gmhA gene encoding D-sedoheptulose 7-phosphate isomerase, translated to MNYWIQHRLNNLDKAFNSRYCNALENTVDLVAKQFQTGNKLLICGNGGSAADAQHIAAEFIGRFQLHRRGLPAMALGTNPAVLTAWSNDYEFETIFARQVEAFGKPGDILWGISTSGKSANIIRAMEIAREIGLITIGMAGNDGGMLKDLADYPLFVSEYHTPYIQEIHLITYHRICEQVEAQLFAKTGLGAQIAV
- the ndhI gene encoding NAD(P)H-quinone oxidoreductase subunit I is translated as MFNVLKQVGDYAKSTIQAAKYIGQGLSVTFDHMSRRPITVQYPYEKLIPSERYRGRIHHEFDKCIACEVCVRACPINLPVVNWQFNKENKKKDLKDYSIDFGVCIFCGNCVEYCPTNCLSMTEDYELATYDRHELNYDSIALGRLPYKVTQDPMVTPLRELAYLPKEVLDPHDLPLGSHRTGKRPEEIVQETETLSE
- a CDS encoding NAD-dependent epimerase/dehydratase family protein, translating into MKILITGATGFLGTSLCSLLESQGHDLVSLNSKNCDLTKSDSLLKFNDLVYDQVYHLAAWTQAGDFCLYHPGEQWIVNQKININILDWWQKYQPQAKFICMGTSCAYDNDLSLIEENYLTGIPISSLFTYAMTKRMLYAGLLALNKQYSLNYLCLVPSTLYGAGYHTDGRQMHFIFDLIRKIIRGKLYNEPVILWGDGTQSRELVFVEDFAKIAIELAQSTNNELINIGAGEEYTIRHFAKLICNQVGYDFNKIQFDSSRYVGAKSKCLVINKLRQSLPDYDLTPLELGLTKTIEWFWQEQEQLVPIY
- a CDS encoding Gfo/Idh/MocA family protein produces the protein MVDRQQPLILHKNTFDPIRMGVIGVGNMGQHHSRILSLLKDVELVGVSDVSVERGIDIASKYRVRFFENYLDLLPHIDAVCIAVPTRLHHSVGIDCLNAGVHTLIEKPIAASITEAESLVNAAADSKGILQVGHIERFNPAFQELSKVLKTEEVLALEAHRMSPYSQRANDVSVVLDLMIHDIDLLLELVSSTVVKLTASGSRRSNSDHLNYVTATLGFANGIVATLTASKVTHCKIRRLAAHCENCLTEADFLNNDILIHRQTTANYSTEYGQVWYRQDGLIEKVHTTKVEPLHAELEHFVHCIRGGDQPSVGGVQALKALRLASSIEQMALDGKIWQQSDINYQYLNPLSSKTF
- a CDS encoding glycosyltransferase family 4 protein; the encoded protein is MIKVYIDATSVRNKPTGIGFYTINLINELYYLENTSDLNLNIYFHPSLKNWLSRNFLIPKLLEQYLKVLPLNIPVSLADLLAKYSPFILFCFRNNLGDIDLIHGADHYIYPHQQAKKVITIHDLTFLKFPKYSTKIVKSYTKRIKQCLKWTDAIITFSENTKQDIVDFFNVDPNVIYIIPQASRYSNNYLTPQILTKCIVSIEKHLHSPYFLFVSTLEPRKNILNLIKAFEYLKINYSIPHKLILIGKKGWDYNSIIDYINKSTFKEDIQHLDYISDQLLAVFYSQAEAFIYPSFYEGFGLPILEAMTLGSPVITSNTSSLPEVAGNAALYVDPYDYYQLAKMMLKILNNPDLRKEMISRGKQQANNFSWKNTALKTLNAYKSVLSKSKKL
- the nuoH gene encoding NADH-quinone oxidoreductase subunit NuoH, which translates into the protein MNTGIDLKTNFIESLKQFGIPSGAAKALWIPLPSFLMIIAATVGVLVVVWLERKISAAVQQRIGPEYAGPLGVLQPVADGIKLVFKEDIIPAKADSWLFTIGPILVVVPVFVSYLIVPFGEDLIVSDLNLGIFLWITLSSVVPIGLLMSGYASNNKYSLLGGLRAAAQSISYEIPLALSVLAVVMMSNSLSTIDIVHQQSGYGILGWNIWRQPVGFVIFWIAALAECERLPFDLPEAEEEIVAGYQTEYSGMKFALFYLGSYVNLVLSALIFAILYLGGWEFPIPLEKLAQWLGLNANNYWLQIIIASVGIFMTVIKAYFLVFFAILMRWTVPRVRIDQLLDLGWKFLLPISLVNLLVTAALKLVFPLAFGG
- a CDS encoding metal-binding protein, with amino-acid sequence MPSGRTHDRITILSVVPITILFYFVFRRKELMLWFSLSYIFSGLMFGPDLDIYSLQYKRWGIGRWIWLPYQYSLKHRSFFSHGFLIGTVVRLIYLSIIVVVLTIFTNIVTQLFLGSAYNWWPLLITNYGKLRNQYLEEVITIFWGLELGAMSHTTSDILVTNLKRLKTKISKTK